Proteins encoded in a region of the Raphanus sativus cultivar WK10039 chromosome 8, ASM80110v3, whole genome shotgun sequence genome:
- the LOC108822878 gene encoding transcription factor bHLH153 isoform X2, with protein MEFSREAGMMMENKRSVCSLEESSIKRHKSDLSFSSKRKDKAGERISALQQIVSPYGKTDTASVLQDAFHYIEFLHEQVKVLSAPYLQTMTAATQEELEQYSLRNRGLCLVPMEYTTGVAQSNGADIWAPVKTPPSPAFGVKSQSPFR; from the exons ATGGAGTTCTCTAGAGAAGCTGGAATGATGATGGAAAATAAGCGGAGTGTATGCTCTCTCGAAGAAAGTAGCATCAAGCGTCACAAGTCTGATCTCTCTTTCAGTTCCAAG AGAAAGGACAAAGCTGGAGAACGTATCTCAGCTCTTCAACAGATAGTTTCCCCTTACGGAAAG ACCGACACTGCATCAGTTCTTCAAGACGCGTTTCATTACATAGAGTTTCTACATGAACAAGTGAAG GTGCTAAGCGCTCCGTATCTGCAAACAATGACCGCTGCTACGCAG GAGGAGCTGGAGCAGTACAGTCTGAGAAACAGAGGATTATGTCTTGTTCCAATGGAGTATACAACCGGAGTTGCTCAAAGCAACGGGGCTGATATCTGGGCGCCCGTGAAGACTCCTCCATCTCCAGCTTTCGGCGTCAAGTCTCAATCACCCTTTAGATGA
- the LOC108822878 gene encoding transcription factor bHLH153 isoform X1 produces the protein MEFSREAGMMMENKRSVCSLEESSIKRHKSDLSFSSKQRKDKAGERISALQQIVSPYGKTDTASVLQDAFHYIEFLHEQVKVLSAPYLQTMTAATQEELEQYSLRNRGLCLVPMEYTTGVAQSNGADIWAPVKTPPSPAFGVKSQSPFR, from the exons ATGGAGTTCTCTAGAGAAGCTGGAATGATGATGGAAAATAAGCGGAGTGTATGCTCTCTCGAAGAAAGTAGCATCAAGCGTCACAAGTCTGATCTCTCTTTCAGTTCCAAG cAGAGAAAGGACAAAGCTGGAGAACGTATCTCAGCTCTTCAACAGATAGTTTCCCCTTACGGAAAG ACCGACACTGCATCAGTTCTTCAAGACGCGTTTCATTACATAGAGTTTCTACATGAACAAGTGAAG GTGCTAAGCGCTCCGTATCTGCAAACAATGACCGCTGCTACGCAG GAGGAGCTGGAGCAGTACAGTCTGAGAAACAGAGGATTATGTCTTGTTCCAATGGAGTATACAACCGGAGTTGCTCAAAGCAACGGGGCTGATATCTGGGCGCCCGTGAAGACTCCTCCATCTCCAGCTTTCGGCGTCAAGTCTCAATCACCCTTTAGATGA